DNA sequence from the Caldisalinibacter kiritimatiensis genome:
ACTTTTCTACTTCTTTCTAAATATTCACGCTTGATTTCATTAGCTTCTTCAATTAACTTATCAGCATCCTCTTTGCCTTCCTGATAACCTTTACTATATCCCTCATTAAACCCTTGTTTTCTAGCCTCTTCTATAATTTCTTTTGACTTTGCATATGAACCTTCAATATATTCATCAGCTTTGTCTTTTGCATCTTGTATAATCCTTTCAGCTTGTAATTCTGCGTCACTTATAATTTGCTGTTTTATTTTTTCTAGCTCTTTCAATCTTTCTTCAATTTCATTCTCTTTATTGTTATATGTTTCAGGTTTGTTTTGTTGGGGAGTAGCTTCTTCTTCTATTACAAAATTGTATTTAATAACATTAGACAATTATATCATCTCCTCCCCTTGGGGTTACTATTTCTCCCTCTTCTTCTAACCTTCTAATAACATTTACAATATTTTGCTGAGCCTCTTCAATATCTTTAAGTCGTACAGGACCCATAAATTCCATATCTTCTTTAATCATTTCAACTAACCTCTTAGACATATTAGAGAATACAACTTCTTTGACTTCTTCACTTGCTCCTTTAAGAGCAATAGCCCATTGGCTATTATCAATTTCTCTAATAAATCTTTGTATAGATCTACTATCAAGTGTAACAATATCTTCAAACACAAACATTCTCTTCCTAATTTCTTCGCTTAATTCAGCATCTTTCATTTCTAGTTCTTCCATTATATATTTTTCAGTTCCTCTATCTACAGCATTTAAAATTGAAACTATTGATTGTACACCTCCAGCTGAAGTGTAATCCTGTGATACAATATTTGAAAATTTCTTTTCCAAAATTCCTTCTATTTCTCTAATAATATCAGGTGATGTTCTATCCATAATAGCTACTCTTCTAGCGACTTCAGCTTGCTTATCTTGCGGAAGACTAGATAGTATCTGTGCCCCCTGATTAGGTTTTAGATACGCTAATATTAAAGCTATAGTCTGTGGATGCTCGTTTTGTATATAATTTAAAAGCTGTGCTGGGTCCGCTTTTCTTATGAACTCAAAAGGTCTTACCTGTAGAGATGTAGTTAGCTTATTAATAATATCAATAGCTTTTTGTGAACCCAGTGCTCTTTCTAAAACATCTTTCGCATAATTAATTCCACCCTCTGATATAAACTCTTTAGCTAAACACAACTGATAAAAATCTTGGATTACCATATCCTTTTCTTCGGGTGATACCATTCTCATGTTTGCAATTTCTAAAGTAAGTTCTTCTATCTCTTCTTCATTTAAATGTTTAAATATTTCAGCTGATTTTTGCGGTCCCAGTGTTATCAAGAGTATTGCTGCTTTTTCTTTCCCTGTCAATTTCCTCTTTGCCACATTGTCACCCCTATTCCTCGTTTAACCAGTTTTTCAATAATTGAGCTACTTCTTCAGGCTTTTTATCTACAAATCTATTTATTTGAGCTACCATTTCAGAATTTCCTTTTCCTTCTATATCGATTTCTGGTATTGGCTCTTGATTCATAGCCTCATCTAGCATTTCTGAAACATCTTTCTTTCTATCTTTATTTCTTCTATATACCATATATCCTAATGTCCCCACTAATACAAAACCTATAGCAAGTAAACCTATCATTAACCACTGATTATCCATATTTCTTTCACTCGGTTCTCTAAACATATCTTCGTTTTTTATTTCTGTATTAAATTCAGCAGCACTCACTTCTACTTGTTTTGTTTCTATACCCGTTGCTGCATATATAAGCTCTTTTATCTCCTTCTTTTTCTCTTCAGTTAACTGAGACTCTTTTAAAGAATTTTCATTTATCAATATAGCTACAGTAACAGACTCAATCTGTCCCGGTGCTTTTCTTATCTGCTTATTTATTTCATTAAGTTCAAAGTTTATAGTTTTTTGTGCACTATCATATTTTGAATTGTTATCATCACCTTGTCCATAGTCAGGTATATCACCTGTATTTGAGTCTACCCCTGGGACTCCACCATTTTCCGGTCCATTAACCATATGTTCTTCAATTGTCTCCATACTTCTAATGAGTCCTTCTTCGCTACCTTCAACAGGTGGAGAAAATTCTCGTATATTTGTTAACTCACTATCAAAATTTATTTGAACACTTGACCTAACAGCAACATTTCCATACCCAAATATATTTTCTAGAAATTTGCTTATACTATCATCTATTTTGCTTTGTAATGCTTGCTGAATGTCTAATTGCTCAGTTAAGTTGTATTCTCCAAAATAATCATTGTTTTCATCATTATAGGACTTCCCTAAATCATCTGTAATTGTAACATCTTCTGGTTTCATTCCTCTTACCGCTCCAGAAACTAAATTCTTAATAGCATTTACTTTTTCTGAAGACAATCTATTAAGACCAGATAGTTTTATAAAAACAGATGCTTTTGCTTGTCCACTATTATCGCTAAGTACAAAACCTGAGTCATCTGGCATATATATGTATACATTAGCACTCTCAATGCCATTTATATCTGTAACGTTCTTGGCTAATTCACTTTCAAGAGCATATTTTAATCTTTGTTTCTTATCGTAATCAGTCATAGTCCAACTACTATCATTAAATGCATCTATAAAACTGTATCCATCCTTAGGTAGTCCCTCAGCCGCTAACTCATACTTAACTTTATTTTTTATTTCAGCAGGAACTAAAATAGTTGTTCCACTTTGTCCTGTTGTCCAGTCTATTCCCATTTCATTAAGCTTTTTTGTAATAACGCCTGCATCCTCTAAAGTTAAATTAGCATACAATACTTCATAATTCGGTTTAGTAACAAAATATATCATTAAAGAAATACTAGTTATAATTAATAATGAAGCCACACCTAACTTAATTTTGTTGCTTTTATCTGTTTTCTGCCAAAACTCATTTAGTTGAGATTTTATTTTTTCGATTACTTCCATTTAAACACCTCATTTCTTGGTGCAACTTTAATTATATTTGCATCCTTGTAATTTCTTTGTATGCATCTATTACTTTATTTCTTATACTTAATGTAAATTGTAGTGCAATATTTGCTTTCTCGGTGGCTATCATTACTTCATGAATGTTATTTATTTTACCTGTAGACAACATTCTATTATAGTTGTTCGCCTCAACTTGTAAGCTCTTTACCTTGTCTAGTTCTTGAAATAAATAATCTCCAAAATCTGATTTATTTTTCTCTTGATTAGATATATTTTCTATATTATTTAAAGCTTTATTAAAATTTATTCCTTGTATATTATTAATACTCATTTAATTCCCTCCGTTATCTACCTATATCTAGTGCTTTCATTGACATTGATTTTGTAGAATTTATCGCGGTTACATTAGCTTCATATGCTCTAGATGCAGATATCATATCTACCATTTCTTTCATTATATCTACATTCGGCATCAAAACATATCCATCCTCATTCGCATCAGGGTGTCCCGGGTCATAAACTTTCTTAAATGCACTTTTATCTTCAACTACCGATGTTACTTCTACTCCTCCACCTTTTATCTTTTCTTTAGATGCTTTAGTTAAATAGGAAGAAAAAGGCTTACTATCTTTTTCTCTAAACACTACCATCTGCCTTCTATAAGGTGTTCCACCACTAGTTCTAGTAGTATTTGCATTTGCTATATTTTTTGAAATTATATCCATTCTTAATCTTTCTGCACTAAGAGCTGAAGCACTTACATTTATTGAATTAAAAGCTCCCATTATTATTTACCTCCTTCATTCAATACCATCTTTATCTTTCTAAATTCATTTGAAACCTGTCGTATTAATGAATTATACATAATTGTATTTTTTGCTAGTTCAGCACTCTCGACGTCTATATTTACATTGTTACCGTCTTTTCTCGTGGAATAGCTATAGTCCCTTTTTACAGTTGGATTAAAAGAATTCAAGGTATCATTTTTGGATATGTGTTTTTCATTAGTTGTATTTAACGACAAACCATCTTTCTGTAATGCATTTTTTAATTCAGCTTCAAAATTAACTTCTATCCTCTTATATCCCGGTGTATTCACATTAGCAATATTGTTAGTAATTGCTTCATGTCTTTGCCATGTTCCATCTAATGCTTTTTTCATTATATCTATTGAACGGTAACTAGTATTTAACATATTATCACTCCATTTCAAAACCTTTCAGAATACATTTCAATTCAAATCGCATTTTTTGCATATATTCGATATTTCCTAATACCATTCTATTATATTCTACCTTTTTTTTCAAATCCCTTCTTTATTTGATTTTTTAGTTCACTAGACCTATTTGTTTAACCTTATAATTTTCACTTAATTAACGAATATATATATTTAGTCTATTATACCAAA
Encoded proteins:
- a CDS encoding FliH/SctL family protein, coding for MSNVIKYNFVIEEEATPQQNKPETYNNKENEIEERLKELEKIKQQIISDAELQAERIIQDAKDKADEYIEGSYAKSKEIIEEARKQGFNEGYSKGYQEGKEDADKLIEEANEIKREYLERSRKVIKNIEKDVIELVIKNCEKIINMKLDDDKELILSIVEKGLESLAVSEKVTIRVSPDDYDVVELSKGRILAMATLVEDIVIKKDNNLERGGCIIETEKGSVDVSIKSQIEEMKKTLYSLIDSE
- the fliG gene encoding flagellar motor switch protein FliG gives rise to the protein MAKRKLTGKEKAAILLITLGPQKSAEIFKHLNEEEIEELTLEIANMRMVSPEEKDMVIQDFYQLCLAKEFISEGGINYAKDVLERALGSQKAIDIINKLTTSLQVRPFEFIRKADPAQLLNYIQNEHPQTIALILAYLKPNQGAQILSSLPQDKQAEVARRVAIMDRTSPDIIREIEGILEKKFSNIVSQDYTSAGGVQSIVSILNAVDRGTEKYIMEELEMKDAELSEEIRKRMFVFEDIVTLDSRSIQRFIREIDNSQWAIALKGASEEVKEVVFSNMSKRLVEMIKEDMEFMGPVRLKDIEEAQQNIVNVIRRLEEEGEIVTPRGGDDIIV
- the fliF gene encoding flagellar basal-body MS-ring/collar protein FliF translates to MEVIEKIKSQLNEFWQKTDKSNKIKLGVASLLIITSISLMIYFVTKPNYEVLYANLTLEDAGVITKKLNEMGIDWTTGQSGTTILVPAEIKNKVKYELAAEGLPKDGYSFIDAFNDSSWTMTDYDKKQRLKYALESELAKNVTDINGIESANVYIYMPDDSGFVLSDNSGQAKASVFIKLSGLNRLSSEKVNAIKNLVSGAVRGMKPEDVTITDDLGKSYNDENNDYFGEYNLTEQLDIQQALQSKIDDSISKFLENIFGYGNVAVRSSVQINFDSELTNIREFSPPVEGSEEGLIRSMETIEEHMVNGPENGGVPGVDSNTGDIPDYGQGDDNNSKYDSAQKTINFELNEINKQIRKAPGQIESVTVAILINENSLKESQLTEEKKKEIKELIYAATGIETKQVEVSAAEFNTEIKNEDMFREPSERNMDNQWLMIGLLAIGFVLVGTLGYMVYRRNKDRKKDVSEMLDEAMNQEPIPEIDIEGKGNSEMVAQINRFVDKKPEEVAQLLKNWLNEE
- the fliE gene encoding flagellar hook-basal body complex protein FliE codes for the protein MSINNIQGINFNKALNNIENISNQEKNKSDFGDYLFQELDKVKSLQVEANNYNRMLSTGKINNIHEVMIATEKANIALQFTLSIRNKVIDAYKEITRMQI
- the flgC gene encoding flagellar basal body rod protein FlgC, translating into MGAFNSINVSASALSAERLRMDIISKNIANANTTRTSGGTPYRRQMVVFREKDSKPFSSYLTKASKEKIKGGGVEVTSVVEDKSAFKKVYDPGHPDANEDGYVLMPNVDIMKEMVDMISASRAYEANVTAINSTKSMSMKALDIGR
- the flgB gene encoding flagellar basal body rod protein FlgB; amino-acid sequence: MLNTSYRSIDIMKKALDGTWQRHEAITNNIANVNTPGYKRIEVNFEAELKNALQKDGLSLNTTNEKHISKNDTLNSFNPTVKRDYSYSTRKDGNNVNIDVESAELAKNTIMYNSLIRQVSNEFRKIKMVLNEGGK